One genomic segment of Pandoraea thiooxydans includes these proteins:
- a CDS encoding DUF721 domain-containing protein produces MKSSRSRARPLSDLLSQTEAAGSLMATARQLAQLERDLRRLLPPALAANVTVVPPREGTVVLLVAHNALAARLRQQAPSLLDRLRQKGWQLEAVRIRVSLKKIEEPAKPVKEAHLSRQGLSSLRALRDTLPASPLRDALDKLVTHHSPTGHRK; encoded by the coding sequence ATGAAATCTTCCCGCTCCCGGGCTCGCCCACTGTCCGACCTGCTCTCCCAAACAGAAGCGGCGGGCTCATTGATGGCGACGGCACGGCAACTGGCGCAACTCGAACGGGATTTGCGGCGGCTCCTGCCGCCAGCGCTGGCGGCCAATGTGACCGTCGTTCCGCCGCGGGAAGGGACCGTGGTTTTGCTCGTCGCTCATAACGCGCTGGCGGCCCGCCTGCGGCAACAGGCGCCAAGCCTTTTGGATCGGCTGCGTCAGAAGGGCTGGCAACTCGAGGCAGTGCGCATTCGAGTCAGCCTGAAGAAAATCGAGGAGCCGGCCAAGCCCGTCAAGGAGGCGCATTTGAGCCGGCAGGGGTTGAGCAGTTTGCGGGCGTTGCGAGATACGCTACCAGCCTCGCCACTACGCGATGCGCTGGACAAACTCGTTACCCACCACTCGCCCACGGGCCACCGCAAGTAG
- the secA gene encoding preprotein translocase subunit SecA, translating to MTSGLLKKIFGSRNQRLIKQYQKTVAAINALEPAMAKLSDEQLRAKTDEFKGRVSQGESLDQLLPEAFAVCREAGKRVLKMRHFDVQLIGGMVLHYGKIAEMRTGEGKTLVATLPAYLNALSGKGVHVVTVNDYLAQRDAEWMARLYNFLGLSVGINLSQMPHAQKQEAYAADITYGTNNEYGFDYLRDNMVYEISQRVQRSLNFAIVDEVDSILIDEARTPLIISGQAEDHTDLYVKMDALPAYLERQIGEEKADGTGVEKPGDYTLDEKARQVFLTESGHEKAERILAEWGLINEGDSLYAAQNITLMHHVYAALRAHTLFHRDQHYVVQNDEIVIVDEFTGRLMAGRRWSEGLHQAVEAKERVTIQHENQTLASVTFQNYFRMYSKLAGMTGTADTEAYEFNEIYRLETVVIPTNRPPQRIDRQDQIYKTSKERYDAVIKDIRDCYERGQPVLVGTTSIESSEYLSDLLNKEKLPHQVLNAKQHAREAEIVAQAGRPKMVTIATNMAGRGTDIVLGGSVERQAALIEADSALPEDEKQRRIQQLQDEWQGLHEQVKAAGGLHIIGTERHESRRIDNQLRGRSGRQGDPGSSRFYLSLEDPLLRIFAGDRVRAIMERLKMPEGEAIEAGMVTRSIESAQRKVEARNFDIRKQLLEYDDVANDQRKVIYQQRNELLAATDISETVRAMRQSVFHDIAQTHIPVGSVEEQWDLPGLEAVLRDEWQVELPIAQRVEQADSVDEEALRQEVVQAAEAAYQAKVEQVGREAFSGFERSVMLQNLDSYWREHLAALDHLRQGIHLRGYAQKDPKQEYKREAFELFSQLLEGIKLEVTRIIMNVRIQSAEELEEASEQFEESVSHLENVEFKHAEAAELEGADDAGGEGSERPQAAVQPIRHMGPKVGRNDPCPCGSGKKYKHCHGKLG from the coding sequence ATGACTTCCGGTCTACTCAAAAAAATATTCGGCAGCCGCAACCAGCGGTTGATCAAGCAATATCAGAAAACCGTCGCCGCCATTAATGCGCTCGAACCCGCGATGGCCAAGCTCAGCGACGAGCAATTGCGAGCCAAGACTGACGAATTCAAGGGACGCGTGAGTCAGGGCGAGTCACTCGATCAGTTGCTGCCCGAAGCGTTTGCGGTTTGTCGCGAGGCCGGCAAGCGTGTGCTCAAGATGCGCCATTTCGACGTCCAGTTGATCGGCGGCATGGTGTTGCATTACGGCAAGATCGCGGAAATGCGTACCGGCGAAGGGAAAACGCTGGTGGCGACTTTGCCGGCTTACCTCAATGCATTGTCGGGCAAGGGCGTTCACGTGGTTACCGTCAACGACTATCTGGCCCAGCGCGATGCGGAATGGATGGCGCGACTGTACAACTTCCTCGGCTTGTCGGTCGGCATCAATTTGTCGCAAATGCCGCACGCGCAAAAGCAGGAGGCCTACGCCGCAGACATCACTTACGGGACCAACAACGAATACGGTTTCGATTATCTGCGCGACAACATGGTCTACGAGATCTCGCAGCGAGTTCAGCGCAGCCTGAATTTCGCGATCGTCGACGAGGTCGACTCGATTCTGATCGATGAGGCGAGAACGCCGCTTATCATCTCGGGCCAGGCTGAAGACCATACCGATCTGTACGTGAAAATGGATGCGCTGCCGGCTTATCTGGAGCGCCAGATCGGGGAGGAAAAGGCTGACGGGACCGGTGTCGAAAAACCGGGCGACTACACGCTCGACGAAAAAGCCCGGCAAGTGTTCCTGACCGAAAGCGGTCACGAAAAGGCTGAGCGGATTCTCGCCGAATGGGGCTTGATCAACGAAGGCGACAGCCTTTACGCGGCACAAAACATCACGCTGATGCATCATGTCTATGCGGCGTTGCGCGCGCATACCCTGTTCCATCGCGACCAGCATTATGTGGTGCAAAACGACGAGATCGTCATCGTCGACGAATTCACCGGGCGTCTGATGGCCGGGCGGCGCTGGTCGGAAGGGCTGCACCAGGCGGTCGAGGCGAAGGAGCGCGTGACCATCCAGCACGAAAATCAGACGCTCGCGTCGGTGACCTTCCAGAATTATTTCCGGATGTACAGCAAGCTCGCCGGCATGACCGGCACGGCCGACACCGAGGCATATGAATTCAACGAAATTTACCGGCTGGAAACTGTAGTCATCCCGACCAACCGGCCGCCACAACGTATCGACCGGCAGGATCAGATCTACAAGACGTCGAAAGAGCGCTACGACGCCGTGATCAAGGATATCCGCGATTGCTACGAGCGCGGGCAGCCGGTGCTGGTGGGCACGACATCCATCGAAAGCTCCGAATATCTGTCGGATCTGCTGAACAAAGAAAAGCTGCCGCATCAGGTTCTCAATGCCAAGCAGCATGCGCGTGAGGCAGAAATCGTCGCGCAGGCAGGGCGTCCCAAAATGGTCACGATCGCCACCAACATGGCGGGTCGGGGTACCGATATCGTCCTGGGCGGCAGCGTCGAGCGACAGGCGGCATTGATCGAGGCAGACAGCGCGCTGCCGGAGGACGAAAAGCAGCGCCGCATCCAGCAACTGCAGGACGAATGGCAAGGGCTGCACGAGCAGGTCAAGGCTGCCGGGGGACTGCACATCATCGGCACCGAGCGGCACGAGTCGCGTCGTATCGACAATCAGTTGCGTGGCCGCTCGGGACGCCAGGGCGATCCGGGCTCCTCGCGCTTTTACCTGTCGCTGGAAGATCCGCTGTTGCGCATTTTCGCTGGCGACCGCGTGCGTGCCATCATGGAGCGCCTGAAGATGCCGGAGGGCGAAGCGATCGAGGCCGGCATGGTGACCCGCTCGATCGAGTCGGCGCAACGCAAGGTCGAAGCCCGCAATTTCGACATTCGCAAGCAATTGCTCGAGTACGATGACGTCGCCAACGATCAGCGCAAGGTGATTTACCAGCAGCGTAATGAGTTGCTGGCTGCGACCGACATTTCCGAAACCGTTCGGGCAATGCGGCAAAGTGTCTTTCATGACATTGCGCAGACGCACATTCCGGTGGGCAGTGTCGAGGAGCAATGGGACCTGCCAGGGCTGGAGGCCGTGCTGCGGGACGAATGGCAGGTCGAGCTGCCGATTGCCCAGCGCGTCGAGCAGGCGGACAGTGTCGATGAAGAAGCGTTGCGCCAGGAGGTCGTGCAAGCGGCCGAAGCCGCCTATCAAGCCAAGGTGGAGCAGGTTGGGCGGGAGGCCTTCTCAGGCTTTGAACGCTCGGTGATGCTGCAGAACCTCGATTCGTATTGGCGAGAGCATTTGGCGGCGCTCGATCACTTGCGCCAGGGTATTCATTTGCGCGGCTACGCGCAAAAGGATCCCAAGCAGGAATACAAGCGCGAAGCGTTCGAACTGTTCTCGCAATTGCTTGAAGGCATCAAGCTCGAAGTCACGCGCATCATCATGAATGTGCGCATCCAGTCGGCTGAAGAGCTCGAAGAGGCATCCGAGCAGTTCGAGGAGAGTGTCAGCCATCTGGAAAATGTCGAATTCAAGCACGCCGAAGCAGCCGAACTCGAAGGGGCTGACGACGCGGGCGGTGAAGGATCCGAGCGGCCTCAAGCGGCCGTGCAGCCGATTCGGCATATGGGGCCGAAAGTCGGACGCAACGATCCTTGTCCGTGCGGCAGCGGCAAGAAATATAAGCATTGCCACGGTAAGTTGGGTTAA
- the argJ gene encoding bifunctional glutamate N-acetyltransferase/amino-acid acetyltransferase ArgJ: protein MAVNFPTIDPAHLSPVPGVELGWAEANIRKPGRKDLLVMRLAPGSRVGGVFTTNRFCAAPVTVSKAHLAQAAAGQGVRALVVNTGNANAGTGAEGLANARRTCDALSQLLGVAPEQVLPFSTGVILEPLPIDRLVAGLPHAIANLGAGHWYEAAQAIMTTDTQPKAASRTVTIGGHAITLTGISKGAGMIRPNMATMLGFMALNAKVAQAALDALVKYAADRSFNSITIDGDTSTNDAFMVVATGQTELPEITDATSTEYLALRDAVTALSQELAQLIVRDGEGATKFMTVAVEQGRDVEECRKIAYAIGHSPLVKTAFYASDPNLGRILAAIGYAGVGDLDVSKIDLYLDDVWVARQGGRHPDYREEDGQRVMKQSEIKVRVVLGRGSAEATIWTCDLSHDYVSINADYRS from the coding sequence ATGGCCGTCAATTTTCCTACCATCGATCCGGCGCACCTGAGCCCCGTTCCGGGGGTTGAGTTAGGCTGGGCGGAAGCCAACATACGCAAACCCGGGCGTAAGGATCTGCTGGTCATGCGCCTGGCGCCCGGCAGCCGCGTCGGGGGCGTGTTTACCACCAATCGCTTTTGTGCCGCGCCGGTCACGGTGAGCAAGGCGCATCTCGCGCAGGCAGCGGCGGGGCAGGGCGTCCGTGCGCTGGTTGTCAACACTGGCAATGCCAACGCCGGTACGGGAGCCGAGGGACTGGCCAACGCCCGACGGACGTGCGATGCGCTGTCGCAACTGCTGGGTGTCGCGCCCGAGCAAGTGCTGCCGTTTTCCACTGGCGTGATTCTCGAGCCTCTGCCGATCGACCGGTTGGTTGCAGGCTTGCCCCATGCGATCGCGAATCTCGGAGCCGGGCATTGGTATGAGGCCGCACAAGCCATCATGACCACCGATACGCAGCCCAAGGCTGCGTCGCGCACGGTGACGATCGGAGGACACGCGATTACCCTGACCGGTATCAGCAAGGGCGCGGGCATGATTCGCCCGAATATGGCGACCATGCTGGGCTTTATGGCTCTCAATGCCAAGGTTGCGCAAGCTGCGCTTGACGCGCTGGTCAAGTATGCCGCCGACCGCTCCTTCAATTCGATTACGATCGATGGCGATACCTCGACCAACGACGCCTTCATGGTTGTCGCCACCGGGCAGACCGAATTGCCCGAAATCACCGACGCGACGTCGACCGAATATCTTGCGCTGCGCGATGCGGTGACGGCCCTGTCGCAGGAACTCGCGCAGTTGATCGTGCGCGACGGCGAAGGCGCGACCAAATTCATGACCGTCGCTGTCGAGCAGGGGCGCGACGTCGAGGAGTGCCGCAAGATTGCCTATGCCATCGGTCATTCGCCGCTGGTGAAAACAGCGTTCTATGCTTCGGATCCCAATCTTGGGCGGATTCTCGCGGCGATCGGATACGCGGGGGTCGGCGATCTCGATGTCAGCAAAATCGATCTTTACCTGGATGATGTCTGGGTGGCGCGCCAGGGCGGACGACACCCCGACTACCGCGAAGAAGACGGACAACGGGTGATGAAGCAAAGCGAGATCAAGGTGCGCGTGGTGCTCGGCCGCGGCTCGGCCGAGGCGACGATCTGGACTTGCGACCTTTCGCACGATTACGTGAGCATCAACGCGGACTATCGATCCTGA
- a CDS encoding ATP-binding protein, with protein sequence MDNLERFLERADALMARLEAMLPPAVPEVDWSRAVAFRWRKKQGRGYLQPVMNVSQIALTDLQNIDRQKELIEQNTHQFVRGQPANNVLLTGARGTGKSSLIKACLNAHASEGLRLIEVDKDDLVDLGDIVDLIAGRPERFIVFCDDLSFEEGESGYKALKTALDGSISAQSDNVLIYATSNRRHLLPEYMRDNESYRHTDDGEIHPGEVIEEKISLSERFGLWVSFYPFKQDDYLAIVAHWLQHFGCLEADIPAARHDALIWALERGSRSGRVAWQFARDWAGKQRALVSAVSE encoded by the coding sequence ATGGATAATCTCGAGCGGTTTTTGGAACGCGCCGATGCGTTGATGGCGCGCCTCGAAGCAATGCTGCCGCCGGCCGTGCCGGAGGTCGACTGGTCACGCGCCGTTGCGTTTCGCTGGCGCAAGAAGCAGGGGCGCGGCTATTTGCAGCCGGTGATGAACGTCTCGCAGATCGCACTGACCGACCTGCAGAACATCGATCGACAGAAAGAATTGATCGAGCAGAACACGCATCAGTTCGTTCGCGGGCAGCCTGCCAATAATGTTTTGCTGACCGGCGCGCGCGGCACAGGCAAGTCCTCGCTCATCAAGGCTTGTTTGAATGCGCATGCGAGCGAGGGACTGCGCCTGATCGAAGTCGACAAGGACGATCTGGTCGATCTCGGTGATATCGTGGATCTGATCGCGGGGCGGCCGGAGCGCTTCATCGTATTTTGCGACGATCTGTCGTTCGAAGAGGGCGAGTCCGGCTACAAGGCGCTGAAGACAGCGCTGGACGGGTCGATCTCCGCGCAGTCGGACAATGTGCTGATCTACGCGACATCCAATCGCCGACATTTGCTTCCCGAATACATGCGTGATAACGAAAGCTATCGCCATACCGACGACGGGGAGATTCACCCGGGGGAAGTGATCGAGGAAAAGATTTCCCTGTCGGAGCGTTTCGGTCTGTGGGTCAGTTTCTATCCGTTCAAGCAAGACGATTATCTGGCGATCGTCGCTCATTGGCTGCAGCATTTCGGCTGCCTTGAGGCCGACATACCGGCCGCACGGCATGACGCATTGATTTGGGCGCTCGAGCGCGGGTCGCGCTCCGGTCGGGTCGCATGGCAGTTCGCGCGTGATTGGGCCGGCAAGCAGCGCGCACTGGTTTCGGCTGTTTCAGAATGA
- the mutT gene encoding 8-oxo-dGTP diphosphatase MutT, producing the protein MMNASTPSAASAAARPITEVAVGVLIKPSGEVLLGQRPAGKPYAGYWEFPGGKLEAGETVEQALARELQEELGVTVQVSERWRVLEHDYPHAYVRLHFCKVTQWHGEPHGREGQALVWQALPVDLAPLLPAALPALGWLQDERAATS; encoded by the coding sequence ATGATGAATGCATCCACGCCTTCTGCGGCGTCAGCGGCGGCGCGCCCGATTACCGAAGTCGCGGTCGGCGTGCTGATCAAGCCCAGCGGCGAAGTTTTGCTCGGCCAGCGTCCGGCCGGCAAGCCATATGCTGGTTATTGGGAGTTTCCGGGCGGCAAGCTCGAGGCCGGAGAGACCGTCGAGCAAGCGCTCGCGCGGGAGCTGCAGGAGGAATTGGGCGTGACCGTGCAAGTCAGTGAGCGCTGGCGGGTGTTGGAGCACGATTATCCGCACGCTTATGTTCGCCTGCATTTCTGCAAGGTCACGCAGTGGCACGGCGAGCCGCACGGCCGAGAAGGTCAGGCGCTGGTTTGGCAGGCGTTGCCGGTTGACCTCGCACCGCTGTTGCCGGCCGCGCTGCCGGCGCTGGGCTGGTTGCAGGACGAGCGCGCTGCGACAAGCTAG
- the yacG gene encoding DNA gyrase inhibitor YacG: MVTTVACPTCGKKVVWRAENRFRPFCSERCKQIDLGAWATEKYSIPADAPEDVPEDESRNPLN; the protein is encoded by the coding sequence ATGGTCACGACTGTTGCTTGTCCCACTTGCGGGAAAAAGGTGGTGTGGCGAGCCGAAAACCGCTTTCGCCCGTTTTGTTCAGAACGCTGCAAGCAAATCGATCTCGGCGCCTGGGCGACTGAGAAGTACAGCATCCCGGCCGATGCGCCGGAGGATGTACCGGAAGACGAATCCCGCAATCCATTGAACTGA
- the zapD gene encoding cell division protein ZapD has protein sequence MILYEYPLNERMRTLLRLEELFGRFAFFLDQEHPLEHHAALMTLFEIADIAGRSDLKSELAKELERQRQTLIAYRGNPDIETNTLETLLGEVERSLGNLNQIPGKPGQHLNDNEWLSSIRSRSVIPGGTCRFDLPSYYAWRHNVPEQRRADIAKWMAPLLPLRDALTLVLGLARESGQASKVMAQQGSYQQMLTGRVYHLMQVRVSPELGMIPEASANKYMLWVRFTSQDGDLKPRPVDSDVPFLLTLCNL, from the coding sequence TTGATTCTGTACGAATATCCGCTTAACGAACGCATGCGCACGCTGCTGCGGCTGGAGGAGCTGTTCGGGCGATTCGCATTTTTCCTCGACCAGGAACATCCGCTGGAACACCATGCCGCGCTGATGACCCTGTTCGAAATCGCCGACATAGCTGGCCGCTCCGATCTCAAGTCGGAGCTTGCGAAAGAGCTCGAACGGCAGCGTCAGACGCTGATCGCTTATCGCGGCAATCCGGATATCGAGACCAACACGCTCGAAACCCTGCTGGGCGAAGTCGAGCGCTCGCTTGGCAACTTGAATCAGATTCCCGGCAAACCCGGTCAGCATCTGAATGACAACGAGTGGCTCTCCAGCATCCGAAGCCGCTCAGTCATCCCCGGCGGCACCTGTCGGTTCGATTTGCCCTCCTACTACGCTTGGCGACACAACGTGCCCGAACAGCGCCGCGCCGATATCGCAAAATGGATGGCGCCACTCTTGCCGCTGCGCGACGCGCTCACGCTGGTGCTTGGCTTGGCTCGTGAATCCGGGCAAGCCAGCAAGGTGATGGCCCAACAGGGTAGTTACCAGCAAATGCTGACGGGTCGTGTATATCATCTGATGCAGGTTCGCGTGAGCCCCGAACTCGGCATGATTCCCGAAGCCAGCGCCAATAAATATATGCTTTGGGTACGCTTCACGAGCCAGGATGGCGATCTCAAGCCGCGCCCGGTCGACAGCGACGTGCCATTTTTGCTGACCTTGTGTAATCTTTGA